One genomic window of Candidatus Methylomirabilota bacterium includes the following:
- a CDS encoding MaoC family dehydratase, protein MAGKLFEELAVGQVFQHQPGRTVTEADNVFFSCLTMNPQPLHVDFHAAAKAEFGKPLVNSLFTLGVAVGLSVGETTLGTTVGNLGFEKVEFPKPVFHGDTIYAETEVVDKRESKSRPEWGIVTFEHRAKNQHGELIMRCRRAAMMRRRTSA, encoded by the coding sequence ATGGCCGGCAAGCTCTTCGAAGAGCTCGCGGTGGGCCAGGTGTTCCAGCACCAGCCTGGCCGCACCGTCACCGAGGCCGACAACGTCTTCTTCTCGTGCCTGACCATGAACCCGCAGCCGCTCCACGTGGATTTTCACGCCGCGGCCAAGGCTGAGTTCGGCAAGCCGCTCGTCAATAGCCTGTTCACCCTCGGGGTGGCCGTGGGGCTCTCCGTAGGCGAGACGACGCTGGGCACGACGGTGGGCAACCTGGGCTTCGAGAAAGTGGAGTTCCCCAAGCCGGTCTTCCACGGCGACACGATCTACGCGGAGACGGAAGTCGTGGACAAGCGCGAGTCGAAGTCGCGTCCCGAGTGGGGCATCGTCACCTTCGAGCATCGCGCCAAGAACCAGCACGGCGAGCTCATCATGCGCTGCCGGCGCGCCGCCATGATGCGGCGGAGGACATCCGCCTGA
- a CDS encoding amidohydrolase family protein — translation MLDLVIRGGQVVTPQGVAICDVGVEGERIALLGTPGSLPTESARVIDAAGKIVVPGGVEPHAHLAHPIMSHPEEPSLTLGPEEDTKGMACGGTTTHVDFCFVRPGGEIMPMLEQRAARWKGQSYVDYAFHITLAGALPLRTFEQIPEAIQQGHPSFKVFTTSILPPHPKRPTNRIDFGRIGFAMEKVAKHGGIMIVHGEDEDLVQFNYELFREQGRMEGSNLHLVHTNLSELLAFRRTIALARAKGAGIYFVHTSAREGVEAIAEARAAGLPVYGETLHQYACFNAEYYKTPRGFCSHTYPSLKFPEDQAALWNGLVHGGLSTLATDEYPTSLALKLRGRTIEDVTGGNVGAEARMGIGFTEGVGKRGMSLERFVDITATNAAKILGLYPRKGVIAPGSDADFALIDPTIRKTLTKDDFHVTDYSPWEGWSVTGWPVTTILRGRVIAERGKLLGSTGDGQLLTRKIDPRVLNRPAC, via the coding sequence GTGCTCGATCTCGTGATTCGCGGTGGACAGGTCGTGACGCCCCAGGGCGTGGCGATCTGCGATGTGGGCGTGGAGGGGGAGCGCATTGCCCTCCTCGGCACGCCGGGCTCGCTCCCGACGGAGTCGGCGCGCGTCATCGACGCCGCGGGCAAGATCGTGGTGCCGGGAGGCGTCGAGCCCCACGCGCACCTCGCGCATCCCATCATGTCCCACCCCGAGGAGCCCAGCCTCACCCTCGGCCCCGAGGAAGACACCAAGGGCATGGCCTGCGGCGGCACCACGACCCACGTGGATTTCTGTTTCGTGCGCCCCGGCGGCGAGATCATGCCGATGCTGGAGCAGCGGGCGGCGCGGTGGAAGGGACAGTCCTACGTCGACTACGCCTTCCACATCACGCTGGCCGGGGCGCTGCCCCTGCGGACCTTCGAGCAGATCCCCGAGGCGATCCAGCAGGGGCACCCGTCCTTCAAGGTCTTCACGACGAGCATCCTCCCCCCACATCCCAAGCGCCCCACGAACCGCATCGACTTCGGCCGCATCGGCTTCGCCATGGAGAAGGTGGCCAAGCACGGCGGCATCATGATCGTGCACGGCGAGGACGAGGATCTGGTCCAGTTCAACTACGAGCTCTTCCGTGAGCAAGGCCGGATGGAGGGGTCGAACCTGCACCTCGTGCACACCAATCTCTCCGAGCTGCTGGCCTTCCGCCGCACCATTGCGCTCGCGCGGGCCAAGGGCGCCGGCATTTACTTCGTTCACACCTCGGCGCGGGAAGGGGTGGAGGCCATCGCGGAGGCTCGCGCCGCGGGTCTACCCGTGTATGGCGAGACGCTCCACCAGTACGCGTGCTTCAACGCGGAGTACTACAAGACGCCGCGGGGCTTCTGCTCGCACACGTATCCCTCGCTGAAGTTCCCCGAGGATCAGGCCGCGCTCTGGAACGGGCTCGTGCACGGTGGGCTCTCCACCCTGGCCACCGACGAGTACCCGACGAGCCTCGCCCTCAAGCTCAGAGGACGGACCATCGAGGACGTCACGGGCGGCAATGTGGGCGCCGAGGCGCGCATGGGCATCGGCTTCACCGAGGGCGTGGGCAAGCGCGGCATGTCGCTCGAGCGGTTCGTCGACATCACCGCCACCAATGCCGCCAAGATCCTCGGCCTCTATCCGCGCAAGGGCGTGATCGCGCCGGGGAGCGACGCCGACTTCGCCCTCATCGATCCCACCATCCGCAAGACGCTGACCAAGGACGATTTCCACGTCACGGACTACAGCCCCTGGGAGGGCTGGTCGGTCACGGGCTGGCCGGTCACGACCATCCTGCGCGGGCGCGTCATCGCCGAGCGAGGCAAGCTCCTCGGCAGCACGGGCGACGGCCAGCTTCTCACGCGCAAGATCGACCCGCGGGTCCTGAACCGCCCCGCCTGCTGA
- a CDS encoding response regulator: MGRRTSRRLRLRRLYVASGFTVSIGLIYLTGLLFLVAIVPMAAVALMGAGILIGLTLGAAGRRARQVARPAAPQTMLAADRALLQRIIDASPTLIFIKDREGTFLLANQTMATVYGLTAERMTGMSHMEIGRILGAPDGEVQRFLEADQRAIDTGEAVFIPEQVLTTHGRSTWLQISKMPIDVAGRGRCVLGVCVDITARKEAEDEIHRARLAAEQAARAKSDFLAMMSHEIRTPMNGVLGMTGLLLDTSLTAEQREYAETVRSSGSALLGILNEILDLSKIEAGRMELEHIDFSVAAAVEEATELLAERAHSKRIELLSRVDETIPATLRGDPGRFRQVLINLIGNAIKFTERGEVVITVEVAQEGSNDVDLRIAVRDSGIGIPAEGRSRLFQPFSQADSSTTRKFGGTGLGLAICRRLVELMGGEIGVDSEPGQGSTFRFTVRLQRVLAGAHDRGAQTAALRGARILIVDDNATNRVFLREQLRVWGVEADVAPDGPTALEGLRDAAAAGTVHQVALLDMQMPGMDGLTLARAIRANPDLAGVKLLLLSSWTEAGHSIDVQAAGIDARLPKPVRPSRLLAQLVALLGRDSAEAPTPPRPATDVGLPSSGTRSARILVAEDNAVNQKLIARLLEKKGHRVDVVANGREAVDAVTRIGYDLVLMDVQMPEMDGLEATLQIRATDRPEVARIPIIALTANAMQGDQERCLSAGMDDYLSKPVKPTDLTAALDRWLAVVV, encoded by the coding sequence ATGGGCCGGAGAACATCGAGGAGACTTCGCCTGCGGCGCCTCTATGTCGCCTCGGGTTTCACGGTGTCCATCGGGCTCATCTATCTGACTGGACTGCTGTTCCTGGTCGCGATCGTGCCCATGGCCGCCGTCGCGCTCATGGGCGCGGGCATCCTGATCGGCCTCACCCTCGGGGCGGCTGGCCGCCGAGCGCGACAGGTGGCCCGGCCGGCGGCCCCGCAGACGATGCTCGCCGCCGACCGGGCCCTCCTCCAGCGCATCATCGACGCCAGCCCGACCCTCATCTTCATCAAGGATCGGGAGGGGACGTTCCTCCTGGCCAACCAGACCATGGCGACGGTCTACGGACTGACCGCCGAGCGCATGACGGGCATGTCCCACATGGAAATCGGGCGAATCCTGGGCGCTCCCGACGGAGAGGTGCAGCGATTCCTCGAGGCCGACCAGCGCGCCATCGACACGGGTGAGGCGGTCTTCATCCCCGAACAGGTCCTGACCACCCACGGGCGAAGCACGTGGCTGCAGATCAGCAAGATGCCCATCGACGTCGCCGGACGGGGCCGCTGCGTGCTGGGCGTGTGCGTGGACATCACGGCGCGCAAGGAGGCCGAGGACGAGATTCATCGCGCCAGGCTCGCCGCGGAGCAGGCGGCCCGCGCCAAGAGCGATTTCCTGGCCATGATGAGCCACGAGATCCGCACGCCCATGAACGGCGTGCTGGGGATGACCGGGCTCCTCCTCGACACATCCCTCACCGCCGAGCAGCGCGAGTACGCGGAGACCGTCCGCAGCTCGGGCAGCGCGCTCCTGGGCATCCTGAACGAGATCCTCGACCTCTCCAAGATCGAAGCCGGCCGGATGGAGCTCGAGCACATCGACTTCTCCGTGGCCGCCGCCGTGGAGGAAGCGACCGAGCTGCTCGCCGAGCGCGCCCACAGCAAGCGAATCGAGCTCCTGTCGCGGGTCGACGAGACCATCCCGGCCACCCTGCGTGGCGACCCCGGCCGCTTCCGCCAGGTGCTCATCAACCTGATCGGAAACGCCATCAAGTTCACCGAGCGCGGCGAGGTGGTGATCACGGTCGAGGTGGCGCAGGAAGGCTCGAACGACGTCGATCTGCGCATTGCCGTACGCGACAGCGGCATCGGGATCCCGGCCGAGGGCCGATCGCGCCTGTTCCAGCCATTCAGCCAGGCCGACAGCTCGACCACGCGGAAGTTCGGCGGGACCGGCCTCGGGCTCGCCATCTGCCGGCGTCTCGTGGAGCTGATGGGCGGCGAGATCGGGGTGGACAGCGAGCCGGGACAGGGCAGCACGTTCCGCTTCACCGTGCGGCTCCAGCGGGTCCTCGCCGGTGCCCACGATAGGGGCGCCCAGACCGCGGCGTTGCGGGGCGCGCGCATTCTCATCGTCGACGACAACGCCACCAACCGGGTCTTCCTCCGCGAGCAGCTGCGCGTATGGGGTGTGGAGGCGGACGTAGCGCCGGATGGGCCGACCGCGCTCGAGGGCCTGCGCGACGCCGCCGCCGCCGGCACCGTCCATCAGGTAGCGTTGCTCGACATGCAGATGCCCGGCATGGACGGTCTCACGCTGGCTCGTGCCATCAGGGCCAATCCGGATCTTGCCGGCGTCAAGCTCCTGCTCCTGAGCTCCTGGACCGAAGCGGGCCACAGCATCGACGTTCAGGCGGCGGGAATCGATGCGCGGCTACCCAAGCCCGTGCGCCCGTCTCGCCTGCTCGCCCAGCTGGTCGCGCTCCTCGGTCGAGACAGCGCCGAGGCCCCGACCCCGCCGCGGCCGGCCACGGACGTGGGGCTGCCCTCGTCCGGTACTCGGTCGGCACGGATCCTCGTGGCCGAGGACAACGCGGTCAACCAGAAGCTGATCGCGCGCCTCCTGGAGAAGAAGGGCCATCGCGTGGACGTCGTCGCCAATGGGCGCGAAGCCGTCGACGCGGTCACGAGGATCGGGTACGATCTGGTGCTCATGGACGTCCAGATGCCCGAGATGGATGGGCTCGAGGCGACCCTACAGATTCGCGCCACCGATCGGCCCGAAGTGGCCAGGATCCCCATCATCGCGCTGACCGCCAATGCCATGCAGGGCGACCAAGAGCGATGCCTCTCGGCCGGCATGGACGACTACCTGTCCAAGCCGGTGAAGCCCACGGACCTGACCGCCGCCCTCGACCGCTGGCTCGCCGTGGTTGTTTAG
- a CDS encoding nucleoside deaminase, whose product MDTEHERFMRIALEEARAGRAEGNMAVGGVIARGGEVLARGHNEAVSTFDVTAHAETVALRRLSTRLRVVNPTYRAGQGPLADCVLYTTVEPCAMCCFAICVSGIARVVIGARYARMGLHFGDYAIEKLLAMVDQPVTIVDGILYEECAALRLESSTGRT is encoded by the coding sequence ATGGATACAGAGCACGAGCGGTTCATGCGGATCGCCCTGGAAGAAGCGCGCGCCGGCCGCGCCGAGGGCAACATGGCGGTGGGCGGCGTCATCGCGCGCGGCGGCGAAGTGCTCGCGCGCGGCCACAACGAGGCAGTGTCCACCTTCGACGTCACCGCCCACGCGGAGACGGTGGCCCTGCGACGCCTCTCCACCCGCCTCCGCGTCGTGAATCCCACCTACCGCGCGGGGCAGGGTCCGCTCGCCGACTGCGTGCTCTACACCACCGTGGAGCCCTGTGCCATGTGCTGCTTCGCCATCTGCGTATCCGGCATCGCCCGGGTCGTCATCGGCGCCCGCTACGCCCGGATGGGCCTGCACTTCGGCGACTACGCGATCGAGAAGCTGCTGGCCATGGTCGACCAGCCCGTCACCATCGTCGACGGGATTCTCTACGAGGAATGCGCCGCCCTCCGCCTGGAAAGCAGCACCGGCCGCACGTGA
- a CDS encoding phosphotransferase, with amino-acid sequence MTAVTTESIGTGVGFLGQVARIRPTYERRDDTAPWSLVGKLPTLDPGGREICRLFRFYEREICFYRDLAHRVPLRVPRCYAAAMDVAADKYLILLEDLGSLSMGNDAAGCSATEAELAIRRIAGLHAAWWASPELERLDWIPTSNAPVHQFAEPAYQAALVPYLRTFGDHLSPRMRAITESMGTHVVDLLNSFTAPPMTIAHGDYRLDNLFFADTGLAVIDWQIAFRGRGAFDVAYFLSGCLEPPVRRAEEMRLLRLWHELATGGRGDYTFEDALSDYRRSVLYCNVYTVIATGSLNPANERGMAVFHAWLRRRSAAIEDLDAGELMPR; translated from the coding sequence GTGACGGCCGTCACGACCGAGTCGATCGGGACGGGCGTCGGCTTCCTCGGTCAAGTGGCCAGGATTCGTCCCACCTACGAGCGGCGCGACGACACTGCCCCGTGGAGTCTCGTCGGGAAGCTACCTACGCTGGATCCGGGGGGCCGCGAGATCTGTCGATTGTTCAGATTCTACGAGCGCGAGATCTGTTTCTACCGTGATCTCGCTCACCGCGTGCCGCTGCGGGTGCCGCGCTGCTACGCGGCCGCCATGGACGTGGCCGCCGACAAGTACCTCATCCTGCTGGAGGACCTCGGGTCCCTCTCGATGGGGAACGATGCGGCGGGATGTTCGGCGACGGAAGCCGAGCTCGCCATCCGGAGGATCGCGGGGCTTCATGCGGCCTGGTGGGCCAGCCCGGAGCTGGAGCGGCTGGATTGGATTCCCACGAGCAATGCGCCCGTGCACCAGTTCGCCGAGCCCGCCTACCAGGCGGCCCTCGTGCCTTATCTGAGGACGTTCGGCGACCATCTCTCGCCGAGGATGCGGGCGATCACCGAGAGTATGGGCACCCACGTCGTCGACCTGCTCAACAGCTTCACCGCGCCCCCGATGACGATCGCCCACGGCGACTATCGCCTCGACAATCTTTTCTTCGCCGATACGGGGCTAGCCGTCATCGACTGGCAGATTGCCTTCCGCGGACGTGGTGCGTTCGATGTCGCCTATTTCCTGTCCGGCTGCCTCGAGCCTCCGGTACGGCGGGCGGAGGAGATGCGCCTTCTCCGTCTCTGGCACGAGCTCGCAACGGGCGGCCGCGGGGACTACACGTTCGAGGATGCGCTCAGCGACTATCGGCGCTCGGTCCTGTATTGCAACGTCTACACGGTCATCGCCACCGGCTCGCTGAACCCAGCGAACGAGCGGGGGATGGCGGTATTCCACGCGTGGCTTCGGCGCCGGAGCGCGGCCATCGAGGATCTGGATGCGGGCGAGCTGATGCCCCGATGA
- a CDS encoding LLM class flavin-dependent oxidoreductase — MRFGVCFMANIDEIGFFTHAESLGFDSVWVTDSQMLYSDCYAVLALAAKATTRLRIGPGTAISGTRIPPVHVAGVATINRLAPGRVHLGIGTGNTAMRTMGQRPMRVADYAEYLRVLSALLRGEVVDYTYNGVTRPIQILMRDREYMNLEPRIPLYVSGFGPRAMELAGQYGDGLVFAIPPRGVPVAEALGYAGKGAARAGRALEGFRNCALTNIALLDPGEAVDSERVIRTIGPNVMASVYYFYDEVHERGIDPPPFLRPMWKRYCALVEKTPPEHRHFRTHEFHYTHLHPGEAELIDADLIRATCLVGSAEELVEQIRELGRQGLQELMFATGVDEKWGLAESFARRVMARV; from the coding sequence ATGCGTTTCGGCGTCTGCTTCATGGCCAATATCGACGAGATCGGGTTCTTCACCCATGCCGAGAGCCTGGGCTTCGATTCCGTCTGGGTCACGGACAGCCAGATGCTGTACTCCGACTGCTACGCGGTGCTGGCGCTGGCCGCCAAGGCGACCACACGCCTCCGCATCGGGCCCGGCACCGCGATCTCCGGCACGCGCATCCCGCCCGTGCACGTGGCGGGCGTGGCCACGATCAACCGGCTAGCCCCCGGGCGTGTGCATCTCGGCATCGGCACGGGCAACACGGCCATGCGCACGATGGGCCAGCGGCCGATGCGCGTGGCCGACTACGCCGAGTACCTCCGGGTCCTGAGCGCGCTCCTGCGCGGCGAGGTGGTGGACTACACCTACAACGGCGTCACGCGCCCCATCCAGATCCTCATGCGCGACCGCGAGTACATGAACCTCGAGCCGAGAATCCCCCTTTACGTCTCGGGCTTCGGGCCGCGGGCCATGGAGCTGGCGGGGCAATACGGCGACGGCCTGGTGTTCGCCATCCCGCCACGCGGGGTGCCGGTGGCGGAGGCCCTGGGGTATGCGGGAAAGGGCGCGGCGCGAGCCGGCCGCGCTCTCGAGGGCTTCCGCAACTGCGCGCTCACCAACATCGCGCTGCTCGACCCGGGCGAGGCCGTGGACTCCGAGCGGGTGATTCGCACCATCGGGCCCAACGTCATGGCCAGCGTCTACTATTTCTACGATGAAGTGCACGAGCGGGGGATCGATCCGCCGCCCTTCCTCCGGCCCATGTGGAAACGGTACTGCGCGCTCGTCGAGAAGACCCCGCCCGAGCACCGGCACTTCCGCACCCACGAGTTCCACTACACGCACCTGCATCCGGGGGAGGCCGAGCTGATCGATGCCGACCTGATCCGCGCCACGTGCCTGGTCGGCTCCGCAGAGGAGCTCGTCGAGCAGATCCGCGAGCTCGGCCGCCAGGGTCTGCAGGAGCTCATGTTCGCCACGGGTGTGGACGAGAAGTGGGGCTTGGCCGAATCCTTCGCGCGCCGGGTGATGGCGCGCGTCTAG
- a CDS encoding 2-dehydropantoate 2-reductase: MATRIGIIGAGAIGSVVGGMLTRAGHDVTLIDQWPDHIEAIKRHGLRLSGTCGEHLIPVKALHIHETQGLREPFDVIFISVKSYDTEWATALATVYLRQPSGIVVDFQNGINDERVAAVAGRERTLGCVITISAGMYEPGHAIRTDRGSIGFKIGEHDGKDTPRAQEIARIMNDVAVTKVTPNLWGERWSKLAVNCMVNPISGLSGFDSAEARTNHVPRRIAVFTAAEVIQVGRARGFEVEPIYSIATQRFVDAVAGDGLAEVEADMSRDAKSRVGGRPSMLQDVMKGRRTEINYLNGYVADQGRQVGVKTPINDKIVELVNAPGVGQLKPDPKNLDPLWAMVPH, from the coding sequence ATGGCGACCAGGATCGGCATCATCGGCGCGGGGGCAATCGGGTCTGTCGTCGGCGGCATGCTGACGCGGGCTGGGCACGATGTCACGCTCATCGATCAATGGCCGGACCACATCGAGGCCATCAAGCGGCACGGTCTCCGGCTCTCGGGCACCTGCGGCGAGCACCTGATTCCCGTCAAGGCGCTGCACATTCACGAGACGCAGGGGCTCCGCGAGCCCTTCGACGTGATCTTCATCTCGGTCAAGAGTTATGACACCGAGTGGGCGACGGCCCTCGCCACGGTGTATCTCCGCCAGCCCTCCGGCATCGTGGTGGACTTCCAGAACGGGATCAATGACGAGCGCGTGGCCGCCGTGGCGGGACGCGAGCGGACGCTCGGCTGCGTCATCACCATCAGCGCCGGCATGTACGAGCCCGGCCACGCCATCCGCACCGACAGGGGCAGCATCGGCTTCAAGATCGGCGAACACGACGGCAAGGACACGCCGCGCGCCCAGGAGATCGCCCGCATCATGAATGACGTCGCGGTCACCAAGGTGACGCCCAATCTCTGGGGCGAGCGGTGGTCCAAGCTCGCCGTCAACTGCATGGTTAATCCGATCTCGGGGCTCTCCGGCTTCGACTCCGCCGAGGCGCGGACCAATCATGTCCCGCGCCGCATCGCCGTCTTCACCGCGGCCGAGGTCATCCAGGTGGGCCGGGCGCGCGGCTTCGAGGTCGAGCCGATCTACAGCATCGCCACCCAGCGCTTCGTGGACGCCGTGGCGGGCGACGGCCTCGCCGAGGTCGAAGCCGACATGTCCCGCGATGCCAAGAGCCGCGTGGGCGGCCGGCCCTCCATGCTCCAGGACGTGATGAAGGGCCGCCGCACCGAGATCAACTACCTGAACGGCTACGTGGCGGATCAGGGGCGCCAGGTCGGCGTCAAGACGCCCATCAACGACAAGATCGTCGAGCTGGTCAACGCCCCTGGGGTGGGCCAGCTCAAGCCGGATCCCAAGAACCTCGACCCCCTCTGGGCCATGGTCCCGCACTAG
- a CDS encoding PaaI family thioesterase, with amino-acid sequence MPTDPLTLARERAQENLFWRHLEVNVEEAGEGWVKLRVPVKDGLRNAVGAPVHGGVLSALVDMAVGGAVGTTHEGPGGGVGQSTLDLNVSFLAAAGDGDLFAEGRLLRRGRTIAFGEARISDASGRLVAVGRATYMLLTTKP; translated from the coding sequence ATGCCCACCGATCCCCTCACTCTCGCCCGTGAGCGCGCCCAGGAAAACCTCTTCTGGCGGCATCTGGAGGTGAACGTCGAGGAGGCCGGGGAGGGCTGGGTCAAGCTGCGCGTGCCCGTCAAGGATGGGCTCCGCAACGCCGTGGGCGCGCCCGTGCACGGCGGCGTGCTGAGCGCGCTCGTGGACATGGCCGTGGGCGGCGCCGTCGGCACCACCCACGAAGGGCCGGGGGGCGGCGTGGGCCAGAGCACCCTCGACCTCAACGTGAGCTTTCTCGCGGCGGCGGGCGACGGCGATCTCTTCGCCGAGGGACGCCTCCTCCGCCGCGGCCGCACCATCGCTTTCGGCGAGGCCCGCATCAGCGATGCCTCGGGCCGTCTGGTCGCCGTGGGCCGTGCCACCTACATGCTGCTGACCACCAAGCCCTAG
- a CDS encoding 2-hydroxyacid dehydrogenase — translation MATKIVFAPKMPDPIMERARSMVPQGFELVVTDSDSPDFLKTVAGAEYYVGFPRAGMGPDFFKAAPGLKLIQLISAGYDRLDLAAAKKAGVPIANNGGSNSVAVAEHTMMLILAVYKKLSWHHDNVVHGKWRVGDFSETRTYELAGKTLGIVGLGTIGKKVARRALAFDMDVQYYDIARLSEDQEDAIGVKFTLFPELLQTSDVVTLHVPLNEATRKMMGAREFAMMKKEAIFINTCRGPVVDEEALRHALLSKQIAAAGLDVMVEEPPLINHPLFGLENVTFTPHSAGPTWENWPKAFRNAFDNVQRVARGEKPLWVIPEMR, via the coding sequence GTGGCCACCAAGATCGTCTTCGCTCCCAAGATGCCCGACCCCATCATGGAAAGAGCCCGCAGCATGGTGCCCCAGGGGTTCGAGCTGGTCGTCACCGATTCCGACAGCCCTGACTTCCTCAAGACGGTGGCCGGGGCGGAGTACTACGTGGGCTTTCCGCGGGCCGGGATGGGGCCGGACTTCTTCAAGGCCGCGCCGGGGCTCAAGCTCATCCAGCTCATCAGCGCCGGCTACGACCGCCTGGATTTGGCCGCGGCCAAGAAGGCGGGCGTGCCCATCGCGAACAACGGCGGCTCCAATTCCGTGGCGGTGGCCGAGCACACCATGATGCTGATCCTGGCCGTGTACAAGAAGCTGTCGTGGCATCACGACAATGTCGTGCACGGCAAGTGGCGCGTGGGTGACTTCTCCGAGACGCGCACCTACGAGCTGGCCGGCAAGACGCTGGGCATCGTGGGGCTCGGCACCATCGGCAAGAAGGTGGCGCGCCGGGCCCTCGCCTTCGACATGGACGTGCAGTACTACGACATCGCGCGGCTCAGCGAAGACCAGGAGGACGCCATCGGCGTGAAGTTCACGCTCTTCCCCGAGCTGCTCCAGACCTCCGACGTGGTCACCCTGCACGTGCCCCTGAACGAGGCGACGCGGAAGATGATGGGCGCCCGCGAGTTCGCCATGATGAAGAAGGAGGCCATCTTCATCAATACGTGCCGCGGCCCCGTGGTCGACGAGGAGGCGCTGCGGCACGCGCTTCTCTCCAAGCAGATCGCGGCCGCGGGGCTCGACGTCATGGTCGAGGAGCCGCCGCTCATCAACCATCCGCTCTTCGGGCTGGAGAACGTGACCTTCACGCCGCACTCGGCGGGGCCGACGTGGGAGAACTGGCCGAAGGCGTTCCGGAACGCATTCGACAACGTGCAAAGGGTGGCGCGCGGGGAGAAGCCGCTCTGGGTGATTCCGGAGATGAGGTAG
- a CDS encoding ABC transporter substrate-binding protein, translating into MATAIRLFALILLALTVAPGHARAQGAIEQKEIEIAAVRDPQLGSQVAIADAFGYFKEVGLTVNVRWQQSAADVITLMAGGSQYLGTGGTFTQIVLGGQKLPVHTISALADIAGTQGFALSPGVKLGHPRELEGKKLAFTQGNSQVLILAKLAKIYGFDASKVTLVNMQPSEGVVAASKGDVQGFLGWQPNLFRLVKMGGTMYVTGTTSFIGGKPEPYPATDKLQFNHSVLMAADAWIKDKPNTLKAVLRALLKANDLMVKDRPKALEALVSQLRIDRDAIEAMTEQNKYSLALTDDVANSIRFQSDWALGINRIQGPVAPEDILAPKLLAEIDPKLVTWKPKR; encoded by the coding sequence GTGGCCACAGCCATTCGACTCTTCGCCTTGATCTTGCTCGCCCTCACCGTCGCCCCTGGGCATGCCCGCGCTCAAGGCGCCATCGAGCAGAAGGAGATCGAGATCGCGGCCGTCCGCGATCCACAGCTCGGATCCCAGGTTGCCATCGCGGATGCCTTCGGCTACTTCAAGGAGGTCGGCCTCACCGTCAACGTACGCTGGCAGCAGTCGGCCGCCGATGTCATCACCCTCATGGCGGGGGGCAGCCAGTATCTCGGCACCGGCGGCACCTTCACGCAGATCGTCCTGGGCGGGCAGAAGCTTCCCGTCCACACGATCTCCGCTCTCGCCGACATCGCGGGCACCCAGGGCTTCGCCCTCTCCCCCGGCGTGAAGCTCGGCCATCCGCGCGAGCTCGAAGGCAAGAAGCTCGCCTTCACCCAGGGCAATTCCCAGGTGCTCATCCTGGCCAAGCTCGCCAAGATCTACGGCTTCGATGCCTCCAAGGTGACGCTCGTCAACATGCAGCCGTCGGAAGGGGTGGTCGCGGCATCGAAGGGAGACGTCCAGGGCTTCCTCGGCTGGCAGCCGAACCTCTTCCGGCTCGTCAAGATGGGCGGCACCATGTACGTGACGGGCACCACCTCGTTCATCGGAGGCAAGCCGGAGCCGTATCCGGCCACCGACAAGCTGCAATTCAACCATTCGGTCCTCATGGCCGCCGACGCCTGGATCAAGGACAAGCCCAATACGCTCAAGGCCGTGCTGCGCGCGCTCCTCAAGGCCAACGACCTCATGGTCAAGGACCGGCCCAAGGCGCTCGAGGCGCTCGTCTCGCAGCTCCGCATCGATCGCGACGCCATCGAGGCGATGACCGAGCAGAACAAGTACAGCCTGGCCCTCACCGACGACGTGGCCAACAGCATCCGGTTCCAGAGCGACTGGGCCCTCGGCATCAATCGCATCCAGGGGCCCGTCGCGCCCGAGGACATCCTGGCCCCCAAGCTCCTGGCCGAGATCGATCCGAAGCTCGTGACATGGAAGCCCAAGCGGTAA